Within Coleofasciculus sp. FACHB-T130, the genomic segment GGAAAAAAGGCACAATGCTGAAAATAGAAGCATAGAAGGCATTTTGAGCTTCTCTACCCTTGCGAGTTCTGTCAAATTCTTCTTGTGAAGTGTAGAGCGATCGCTCAGCGAAGTTAAACCAGCGATTAATTTGCTCCATAACCCATTCGCTGACCGGAGAGCAACCGAGATATAAAGCCAGCGACCATAGACCTGCACCCGCGATCGCGGTCGCATTCAGCTCGAATCTAAACGGTAGAATTTCAATCAGCATGGGTTTTACAACACTATAGTAGTTACTCTTCAGGGATTTTAACAAAAGTCAAGAATCCGTGAATATAGGTTGTTCCTCACTACCGGAAAAAGTTGTGAGGTGCCGACAATTTCCACCCAGAGACAGACCCCAGCTAAAGGCTTGACTGTCAAACTTGACACGGCAGCAATCTAAAGTAACATCTTTCGGTTAATTGGCTGCGTAGATAAGCACCACAGTTCTCGGTTATCGATCTTAATTTGGGCAAACGAAGAGTAAAGCAATGCAGCAAGGGTCCGTACCACAAAACCTTCAAAACCGCTTTCTCCATCCAAGACGATTTCTATTTTTATTAGGGCTGCCTTTAGCGTGGTTAATGCCAGCAGTAGAATTACAGCCAAAATCAGTTGAGGCATTGGAAGTTAGAGCAAGTTCGGCATTAACTGGCAATAGTTGGCAAGGGGCATCTTTCCCAGTTGAAAATTTTCAAGGCTATACTTCTGCATTTGGCTACCGTCGCTCTCCTTCTGGTTCTGGGGGTTTGGAATTCCATCGGGGTTTAGACATTGCTGCACCTGAAGGAAGTTACATTCGTAACTGGTGGGCAGGAAAAGTCGTGAAAGTCTCACAAGATAGACTTTGTGGCACCTCAATTACTGTGGAGTCCGGTGCGTGGCGGCACGTCTACTGTCACATGAAAGGAAGCGTGGAAACCGCCAATGGCGGTCGTTATTTCATCGATCGCAGCGGGGGTCTTGTAGTTTGGGAAGGGCAACAAGTGCCAGCAGGTGCCCGGATTGGTCGGGTAGGGATGACTGGGCGCACTACTGGCCCTCATCTCCACTGGGGATTAAAGTATGGCGATAACTATGTAGATCCGGCTCAGGTTCTTAAAGCAATGTATGCTCAACAACCCGGTAATGTTCGGCAAGTTGGGCAACGTTTGCTTCAACCGTCTAGAAGTCAGACATCGTGGTGGAAACGTCAGGGACAACGAACGATTGATTATTGATCGACGTGACAACATTTTCTTAGGCTCAATCCTTCTTACCTAAGACAAAAGCAATTCAAGGACTGGGTGCAATACATCAGTAGGGACATGGCAATGCCATGTCCCTACTTGTTAGAAACCGTAATATATTGCACTCAACTGAGAAACGTTATACAGGAACCCCCCAAAGATTGGCAGGTTCAAACCTTAGTAATAAAAGAACCCGTTTTTTTCAAGAAAACGAGTTCTTTTATAGAAGTGTTCTGTTTAAAGAACAAGCACTTTTAATTAAGGTAATTAAGGAAGTGCTACCTCTTTCTTAGGCACTTGGGCGCGTTCAGTTACAATTTGACGAAAGCGATCGCCCTCAATCGTTTCTTGGTCTAACAAAAGATCTACCAGATAGTCTACTAAGACTCGGTTTTCCAAAATCAGCCGACAAGCTTCCTTATAACAATGCTCAACAATTGTTCTGACTTGAGTATCAATGCGAGTCGCAATTTCCTCAGAATACTCGCTACGGCTCCCCCAATCGCGCCCTAAGAATACCTCCCCATTCGGAGTTTCCAACGACAGCGGCCCCAAATCGGACATTCCAAAGCGCGTGACCATCTGCCGCGCCAGCGATGTCACTTTCTCTAAGTCATT encodes:
- a CDS encoding M23 family metallopeptidase, whose amino-acid sequence is MPAVELQPKSVEALEVRASSALTGNSWQGASFPVENFQGYTSAFGYRRSPSGSGGLEFHRGLDIAAPEGSYIRNWWAGKVVKVSQDRLCGTSITVESGAWRHVYCHMKGSVETANGGRYFIDRSGGLVVWEGQQVPAGARIGRVGMTGRTTGPHLHWGLKYGDNYVDPAQVLKAMYAQQPGNVRQVGQRLLQPSRSQTSWWKRQGQRTIDY